CGCACTCGATGCCGGCTGGCGCATGCGCCCCGCGACCGAGGCCGATCTTGAAAAGCTGCGCGCGCTCGACGCCGACGCACGCGGCATGCCGCGCGACGCACTCATCGACGAGCTGTACCGCGACGCCGAGGCGACGGTCGTGCTCGACCACGACGACCATGCCTGCGGCTTCGCGATCCTGCGCCGCTTCGGTCGCGGCCACGCGATCGGTCCGGTGGTCGCGCCGAACGCCGAAGGTGCGAAGGCGCTGATCGCGCACCTGTCGGGTTTGAACGCCGGCCGCTTCACCCGCATCGACATTGATTTCGACAGCGGCCTGGCCGAGTGGGTCGAAACCCTCGGCCTGCTGCGCGTCGACGCACCGACCACCATGCTGCGCGGCGCGCCGCTGCCCACGCGCCAGGACGGGCCGCGCTTGTATGGCATCGTCACGCAGGCGCTCGGGTGATGCGGCCGGTGTTTGTCTACAAGGCGGACCCGCAGCGCGGTCGCCAATGGGCCGAGATCTTCCGCCGGGAGGCACCGGAGATCGACTTTCGCCTCTGGCCCGAAGTCGGTGATGCGGCCGACGTGCGCTTTCTCGCCGCCTGGGAGCCGCCGGCGGACCTCGCGACCCGATTTCCGAACCTGCAACTGTTGCTGTCCACCGGCGCCGGCGTCGACCAGTTCGACTTCGCCGTGCTGCCGCCCGACCTGCCGGTCGTGCGCATGGTCGAGCCGGGCATCGTGCAGGGCATGGTCGAGTACGTCACGCACGCGGTGCTCGACCTGCATCGCGACATGCCGGCGTACCGCCGCGCACAGCAGCAGCGGCAATGGCAAGTCATTCCCGTGCGGCCCGCGTCCGAGCGGCGCATCGGCGTGCTCGGCCTGGGCTCGCTCGGGCACGCCGTGCTGGACAGACTCGTCTCGTTCGGCTTCGACTGCGCGGGCTGGAGCCGCTCCCGCCACGACGTGGCCGGCGTGCGCTGCCATGCCGGCGCCGACGAGCTCGACGGCTTTCTCGCGCGCAGCGAGATCCTCGTGTGCCTGCTGCCGCTGACCGATGCGACGCGCGGCTTCCTGAATGCAGCGCTGTTCGCGAAGCTTCCGCGGGGCGCAAGCCTGGTGCATGTCGGGCGCGGGCCCCACCTCGTCACGCACGACCTGCTGCAAGCACTCGACGAAGGCCATCTCGCCGAAGCCGTGCTCGACGTCACCGACCCCGAGCCGCTGCCGCCCGATCACGCACTGTGGCCGCATCCGCGCGTGCGCCTCACGCCGCACATCGCGAGCATGACGCAGCCGCAAACCGCGGCGCGCGTGGCGATCGACAACCTGCGTCGGTTCGAACGCGGGGAAACGTTGATCGGGCTGGTCGACCGAACGCGCGGCTATTGATCTCGATCAGGCTTGCTCCCTCTCCCGCCCGGGGGATAGGGCTGGGGTGAGGGAGTCAAGCACTTGCACCGCGGACACCCGCGGCATCATCTGCCGAAGCGGACTCCACAACGACATCAAGCGCGGCGCCAGGCCCTCAAAGCAGCACCACGCTGCGCGGGCTCGCTCCTAAGCTTTGCGGCACTCCAGTCCTATCGAAACGAATGCCGATGAGCTCCTCCCGCCCCGACGTTGACACCCTCGCCGCGCTCGACCGCGCGCACCTCGTCCACCCGGTCTCCGCCTGGCGCCAGCACGAGGAGCGCGGGCCGATGGTGCTTTCCACCGGCCGCGGCGCATGGCTCACCGACGCGCGGGGCAACGAACTGCTCGACGCCTTTGCAGGCCTGTGGTGCGTGAACGTCGGCTACGGACAGGAGAGCGTCGTGCAGGCCGCGACGGCCCAGCTGCGCACCCTGCCCTACGCGACCGGCTATTTCGGCTTCGCCAGCGAGCCCGCGATCCGGCTGGCGGCCAAGCTCGTGGAGATCACGCCGCCCTCGCTGACACGGGCGTACCTGACCCTCGGCGGCTCCGAAGCCGTCGATGCCGCGGTGCGTTTCATCGTGCAGTACTGGAACGCGCGCGGCCGGTCCACGAAGAAGCACTTCATCTCGCTCGATCGCGGCTACCACGGCTCGTCGTCGACCGGCGCCGGCCTGACCGCGCTGCCGGCGTTCCATCGCGGCTTCGACCTGCCCCTGCCGACGCAGCACTACATCCCCTCGCCCAATCCCTACCGCCACCCGCAGGGCAGCGATGCGCCGTCGCTGATCGCCGCTTCGGTGGCCGCGCTGCGCGCGAAGGTCGCCGAGCTCGGCGCGCACAACGTCGCGGCGTTCTTCTGCGAGCCCATCCAGGGCTCGGGCGGCGTGATCGTGCCGCCGGTCGGCTGGCTCAAGGCAATGCGCGAGGCCGCGCGCGAGCTCGACATCCTGTTCGTCGTCGACGAGGTCATCACCGGCTTCGGGCGCACCGGCCCGATGTTCGCGAGCGAAGCCGAAGGCGTGGACCCCGACCTGATGACCCTCGCGAAGGGGCTGACCGCCGGATACGTGCCCATGGGCGCGACGATGCTGTCCGAAGAGGTCTACGCGGCCATCGCCGATGCCGCACCGGCCGGCGCGCCGATCGGCCACGGCGCGACCTACTCGGCGCACCCGGTGGGCGCCGCGGTCGCGCTCGAGGTGCTGCGGCTGTACGACGAGGGCGGCATCCTCGCCAACGGCCAGCGCGTGGCGCGTCACTTCGCGGCCGGGCTCGACGCCTTGCGCGCCCACCCGCTGGTCGGCGACGCACGCCACCGCGGCCTGCTCGGCGCGCTGGAGCTGGTGAGCGACAAGGCGAGCGGGCGCGGCTTCGATGCAGCGCTCGGGTTGCCCGACCGCCTGTTCGCCGCGGCGTACCGCAATGGCGTCATCTTCCGCTGCTTCGGCGACTCGATCCTCGGGTTCGCACCCGCGCTCACGTACACGCAGGCCGAGTTCGAGCAGCTGTTCCTGCGCCTGCGTCGAACGCTCGACGACGTGCTGGCGGTCCCCGAGGTGCGCGCGGCTCTGGCGTGAGTCGCAGAATTCACGTTCCACCGTGACTTCCCATCACCGCCATGCCTGAAGCCTTCAAGGTCGACCGACTCGACCTGCGCATCCTCGCGCAACTGCAGAAGAACGGCCGCATGACCAACGTCGACCTCGCCGACGCGGTCGGACTCTCGCCGAGCCCGTGCCTGATCCGCGTCAAGCGGCTGGAGCAGGCCGGCTACATCTGCGGCTACGGCGCGCACCTGCGGCTGGAGAAGCTCGGCGACACGCTGACGGTGTTCACCGAAGTGACCCTCACCGACCATCATCGCGAGGACTTCATCCGTTTCGAGGCGGCGATCCGCGAGGTCGACGAGATCATGGAATGCCACCTCGTCAGCGGCGGCTACGACTACCTGCTGCGCTTCCTCACGCGCGGCGTGAACCACTACCAGCAGGTCATCGAAGGACTGCTCGAGCGCAACATCGGCATCGAGAAGTACTTCAGCTACATCGTCATCAAGTCGCCGTTCATCAAGACCCACTGCGCGATCGAGCGGCTGTTTCCGGAGCGTGCGGAATGAGCGCCGCACGGCCGCGGGAGAGGGCGTCTCGGTTCGAACCTCGGCCCGCTGCCATCAAGGCGCAGCGGGTTTGATGAACGCCGGAGCCAGCGCGCGCTCCGCAACGGCGCAGAACCAGCGCACGCCATGCCCAAGGGCTTCATCGTTGAAGTCATAACAGGGATGGTGCAGCGGCAGTTCACCACCCTCGCCCGGCGCCGCACGGCCCTGGCCGAGCCAGAGGTAGGCGCCCGGCCGTTCGCGCAGCAGGAACGCGAAATCCTCCGACGTGAAGGCGGGCCGCGGGGCGACGCCGGCCTGCAGCCCGGCGGCCGAGGCCGCCTGCAGTGCGAGCTGCGCCTCGGCCGCGCTGTTCACCGTCGCGGGGTAGTAGCGGTGGTAGGTGACGTCGGCTGCGACGCCGCATGCGAGCGCCACACCGGCCGCGGCATCGCGCAGCGCGGCCTCGATCCGGTCCTGCACCTGCGCGTCGAAGCTGCGAACCGTGCCGGTCACCGTCGCCTCGGCGGGGAGCACGTTGTGGCTGCTGCCGCCCGCGACGCGCGTGACGGACAGCACCGCCGACTCGGCCGGGTCGATGCGGCGCGAGACGATGGTGTTCAGCTGCACCACGAGCTGGCTCGCGGCCAGCAACACGTCGGGCGTTCGGTGCGGCTGCGCCGCGTGGCCGCCGCGGCCGCGCAGCACGATGTCGAAGCGGTCGGCCGCCGCCATGATGGGTCCCTCGCGGGTCTGCGCATGGCCGAGCGGAAGATCGGGCCAGTTGTGAAGCGCGTAGACCGCATCGCAGGCGAAGCGCTCGAACAAGCCCTGCTCGACCATCACGCGCGCGCCGCCGCGCCCCTCCTCGGCCGGCTGGAAGATGAAGTGCACCGTACCGTCGAAGCGTCGAGTGCGAGCGAGCTGGTGCGCGGCGCCCAGCAGCATGGCGGTGTGACCGTCGTGCCCGCAGCCGTGATGGACGCCGGCATGCCGGCTCGCATGCCCCAATCGCGATTGCTCGGCCATCGGCAAGGCGTCCATGTCGGCTCGCAGGCCGACGCTGCGCGTGCTGCTGCCGTGGCGCAGCGTGCCGACGACGCCGGTGCCGGCCAGCCCTTCGTGCACGTCGAGCCCGAGCAGGCGCAGTGCGGCGGCGACGATGCCGGCCGTACGCCGCTCCTCGAACGCGAGCTCGGGGTGCGCATGCAGGTCACGACGCAGCGTGACCAGCTCCGGCAGCAGGTCGTCGATCGTGGCGGCAGCCATCAGCGACCGGCGTCCACCGCATCGGCGAGCTCGGCCAGCGTGCGGAAGTGATAGTCGGGCTGCGTGTGCTCGGACTCCAGCGTGCCGCCCGGGCCCTTCATGCCTTGGCGGCGCTCGATCCAGGCGGTGGCGAGGCCGAGCCGCTTCGCGATGCCGATGTCGTGGTACTGGCTCTGCGCGACGTGAAGGGTGTCGGGCTGCCGCCAGCCCCACGCGCCTTCGATGCGGCCGCGCGCATAGGCGAAGTAGCGCGCATCGGGCTTTTCGCACAGCGCGTCGTCGCAGCTCAGCTCGAGGTCGAACGGCCGGCCGAGCGTGCGCGAGAAGTGCTTGAGCGCCCAGTCCTGGGCGTTCGTCATGGTGACGAGGCGAAAACGCCGGCGCAAGCGCTGCAGCGCCTCGACCGAGTCGGCAAAGGCGGGCCATTCGCGCACCGAGTCGCGCAGGCCGCGCGCGATGGCCGGGCTGTCCGGCAGTCCGAGTCCCGGCGCCACGGCATGCCAGCAGCGCTCGAGGTCGTCGGGGTACCAGTTCGCGTCCGGCGACTTGCGCGCCTTGCGGTACGCGGCCAGAAAGTCCTCGTCGGACACGGCCTGCGCCGGCGCGACCGCGCGCAGGTAGTCGAGCATGCCGCGCTCGAAGTCGATCAGCGTGCCCACGACATCGAACGTGAGGACCTTGAAGTGCTGCAGCGCCATGGGTTCTCCAACGGAAGGGAATGCTGCATGCAGCTTAGGGATTTCGGACGGCGCATGTGCGTCGATCGAGCGACCCGCGCGGCAGCAGTTGCCGTTCACGGGCGATAAACAGAACAATCTTCGGCGTGACTCTCGGGACAGCCGTGGGGATCGCAGGTTCGTCGGTGCAGCGGCCGTTCCCACCATACCGGCCTCGATCGTGCCGATCTGGCGATCAAGGCGCAATTGGTGCGCGGCGCTGACGGTGATCGCGGCGAGCACGTCGTCGGCCGAGCCCGATCACCTGCGTGCCGGCACCGATCCGCCTGGCCGCGGATGGACGGCGGGCTTAGAAATCAGCGACCTTGCCCCACGCCGAGCTGCTGAATCGGCTCGGCCGATACGGCACGGGATCGACGATCGGCTCGGCGCCGGTGGCAAGGTCCGCGATCAGGTGACCTGCGCCGGGACCGATGCCAAAGCCGTGCCCGGAAAAGCCCGCAGCCAGGATGAAGCCGGGGACGGACTCCACTTCGCCGATGCCCGGCACGCCGTCTGGCGTGCTGTCGACGAAGCCGGCCCAGGCGTGCGTGATCTTTGCGTCGCGAAGTGGAGGCAGCAAATCGACGGCGCGGCGGTAGGTCTCCCTGACCGTGGGCAAGTCGGGCTTCGGGTCGAGGATGCGCACCCGCTCCATCGGCGTCGGCGCATCGAGCCGCCACCGCTTCAGCGTTTCATGGCCCCCGCGAATGCCTTCCAGGCCGCCTGGCAGAAGGTTGCGCCAGCGCTTGGCGAACATGGGCACGAATTGCGGGGCGAACCGCATGAACTGTGGCGTCACGTCCACGCGCGCGCGGCCGCTGATGGCCAGTGCATAGCGTCCGTCGTTGCGGCGCGTGGCGGACACGCCCGCGGTAAACAGGGCATCCGGCAAGCGATGCTCCACAGGCGACACGCTCAGGATGGATTGGCGGATCGAGGCCTGGGGAAAACGGATGCCCAGCTGGCGGCAGAACGAGGAAGCCCAGGCGCCGCCGGCGAGCACGGCTGTTCTGGTCTTGATGACCCCGGCTTCCGTGATGACGCCGCTGACCCGCCCGCCCTCCAGCTCGATGCCGCGGGCCGCGCAGTTCTGGTGGACGCTGCCGCCGAGCTTCATCAGCGCCGCTGCCACGGCCGGCGCTGCCTTGCCGGGATCGGCGGTGCCATCGCTGGGCGAGAAGACCCCGCCCTTCCAGACGCGCCCGGTCGCCTGCCCGCGCTGGGCCGCTTCTCGGCTGCTCAGCATGTGGGTGGTCACGCCGGCGGTCTTGGCAAAGTCACGCCAGCTGGCCCAGCGGGACAGCTCGGCTTCGTCGTTGCTGAGGTACAGCAGCCCGCAGCGGTGAAAACCAGGGTCTTCACCGCTCTCGGCGGCAAAGCGTTCCCAGAGATCGAGGCTCTTGCTCGCCATGGGCAGTTCGCGAGCGTCCCGGTTCTGCTGGCGGCACCAGCCCCAGTTGCGGCTCGACTGCTCGGCGCCGATCCTTCCCTTTTCGACCACGACGACCGACACGCCGCGCTGTGCCAGGTAATAGGCGGCGAAGACACCGATGATGCCGCCACCGATCACGACGACGTCAGCGCTCGCCGGCGGCCTGGGTGAGGTATTGATTTGATGCAGCGGGGGCGACATGGCGCGTCTCGCTCGTCGGTTCATGTCTGGATGCTCTGGACCACGTAGAACTTCGCGACACGCTCGCTGCTCTGCCACCCGATCGGCGCGCCCTGGGGCACGAACAGCGCATCGCCGGCACTCGCCGACAGCACGCTGCCATCGGGGGCTGCGAATCGCACGCTGCCGGCCAGCAGATGCATGAATTCGTTGAGGCGATGCGGGCGGACGATCCGGTGGTACGGTGTCGAATCCCAGGTGCCCGCGATGTACTGCGCACCGTCGTCGGTGAAGACATTGTCGCTGCGGCATTCCGGAGCCGGGCCCAGCAGCGTCTCCGCCGGCGGTGGATTGGACGGCTTGAAGTCGGCGTTGGCGCGCAACGGAACGAGGCCGCGCTTCGTCGGCTTGTCGCAAGCGGCCGCGCAAAAGGCGAACTGCACGCGGAATCCGGCCTGGATGCGAAGCGCGGTGCCGCATCCGATGACGGCGCCCGCTTGCGGACCGAGCACCAGCGGGGCCGCTCCGGCGGCGGTCAGCGTCAGCTCTCCTTCCACCACGACGATGGTTTCAATGTGAGGAAAGCGCGCGACATCGAGCTCGCCGATGAAGCTGGCCCGACCCGCGATCATGGAGTCGGGTCCTTCCCACGCGATCTCGCGCTGTCGCGCAAAAGGATCGTCCTTGCCGAAGGCCGCCCTGCGGAATTCGGTTGCAACGGGTGCGCCGTCGGCGCGATGCAGCACTACGGCCACGGTCATGATTGCTCCTGCGCATTGCCCGATGACGAGGCATCCTGGACGCCGCCGAGAATGGCTTTCGTTTCCAGGTACTCCTCGAGACCTTCGATTCCGTATTCGCGGCCATTTCCCGACCGCTTGTATCCGCCAAAGGGCGCCTGGGGGTTCCAGGGCGGATAGTTGATGTGCACCTGCCCGGACCGGATCCGCGCGGCGACGGCGCGCGCCGCGCCGAGGTCCTTCCCTTGCACGTGGGCACCCAGGCCGTAGACGGTGCCATTGGCGATCTCCACCGCCTCGTCCACGCTGTCGTAGGGAATCAACGCGAGCACCGGCCCGAAGATCTCCTCCTGCGCGATCTGCATTCGAGGATGCACCGCGGTGAAGATGGTCGGACGGCAGTAGAAGCCGCGGCTCAACGCCTGCGGCCGTCCGAGGCCGCCACAAATGAGCCGCGCGCCTTCGGCGATTCCGATGCCGATCATTTCCTGCACGCGATTGAACTGCGCGCGATTGGCCACCGGGCCGTGCGTGGTCTGCTGCGAGCGCGGATCGCCCACGACGATGCTGGATGCCGCTTCGAGCGCGATCCGTTCGACCTCCTGGAGGCGCGCGCGGGGCACGATCATGCGAGTCGGAGCGCTGCAGGATTGGCCGACGTTGCGGAAGGCAGCCGCCACGCCTGCCGGCACGGCGCACAGCAGGTCCGCATCCGGCAGGATCAGGTTGGGAGACTTCCCGCCGAGTTCCTGGGCCACCCGCTTCACCGTGGGCGCGGCCGCCTGGGCCACCAACACACCGGCCCTTGTCGAGCCAGTGATCGAGATCATGTCCACGTCGGGATGTTCCGC
The Piscinibacter sp. XHJ-5 DNA segment above includes these coding regions:
- a CDS encoding GNAT family N-acetyltransferase, with the translated sequence MGAIEAPVSDGVALRAMTADDLGAAHALTDELRWPHRPADWEQAFRHGEGFVAVRDGQVVGTGLRWRWGPRHATVGLIVVAPACQGRRIGHRLMTALLEGLEQHTVLLHATADGRGLYERLGFVRIGEVRQHQGIAQPTPPIALDAGWRMRPATEADLEKLRALDADARGMPRDALIDELYRDAEATVVLDHDDHACGFAILRRFGRGHAIGPVVAPNAEGAKALIAHLSGLNAGRFTRIDIDFDSGLAEWVETLGLLRVDAPTTMLRGAPLPTRQDGPRLYGIVTQALG
- a CDS encoding glyoxylate/hydroxypyruvate reductase A, whose protein sequence is MRPVFVYKADPQRGRQWAEIFRREAPEIDFRLWPEVGDAADVRFLAAWEPPADLATRFPNLQLLLSTGAGVDQFDFAVLPPDLPVVRMVEPGIVQGMVEYVTHAVLDLHRDMPAYRRAQQQRQWQVIPVRPASERRIGVLGLGSLGHAVLDRLVSFGFDCAGWSRSRHDVAGVRCHAGADELDGFLARSEILVCLLPLTDATRGFLNAALFAKLPRGASLVHVGRGPHLVTHDLLQALDEGHLAEAVLDVTDPEPLPPDHALWPHPRVRLTPHIASMTQPQTAARVAIDNLRRFERGETLIGLVDRTRGY
- a CDS encoding aminotransferase class III-fold pyridoxal phosphate-dependent enzyme, whose translation is MPMSSSRPDVDTLAALDRAHLVHPVSAWRQHEERGPMVLSTGRGAWLTDARGNELLDAFAGLWCVNVGYGQESVVQAATAQLRTLPYATGYFGFASEPAIRLAAKLVEITPPSLTRAYLTLGGSEAVDAAVRFIVQYWNARGRSTKKHFISLDRGYHGSSSTGAGLTALPAFHRGFDLPLPTQHYIPSPNPYRHPQGSDAPSLIAASVAALRAKVAELGAHNVAAFFCEPIQGSGGVIVPPVGWLKAMREAARELDILFVVDEVITGFGRTGPMFASEAEGVDPDLMTLAKGLTAGYVPMGATMLSEEVYAAIADAAPAGAPIGHGATYSAHPVGAAVALEVLRLYDEGGILANGQRVARHFAAGLDALRAHPLVGDARHRGLLGALELVSDKASGRGFDAALGLPDRLFAAAYRNGVIFRCFGDSILGFAPALTYTQAEFEQLFLRLRRTLDDVLAVPEVRAALA
- a CDS encoding winged helix-turn-helix transcriptional regulator, which produces MPEAFKVDRLDLRILAQLQKNGRMTNVDLADAVGLSPSPCLIRVKRLEQAGYICGYGAHLRLEKLGDTLTVFTEVTLTDHHREDFIRFEAAIREVDEIMECHLVSGGYDYLLRFLTRGVNHYQQVIEGLLERNIGIEKYFSYIVIKSPFIKTHCAIERLFPERAE
- a CDS encoding M20 aminoacylase family protein — encoded protein: MAAATIDDLLPELVTLRRDLHAHPELAFEERRTAGIVAAALRLLGLDVHEGLAGTGVVGTLRHGSSTRSVGLRADMDALPMAEQSRLGHASRHAGVHHGCGHDGHTAMLLGAAHQLARTRRFDGTVHFIFQPAEEGRGGARVMVEQGLFERFACDAVYALHNWPDLPLGHAQTREGPIMAAADRFDIVLRGRGGHAAQPHRTPDVLLAASQLVVQLNTIVSRRIDPAESAVLSVTRVAGGSSHNVLPAEATVTGTVRSFDAQVQDRIEAALRDAAAGVALACGVAADVTYHRYYPATVNSAAEAQLALQAASAAGLQAGVAPRPAFTSEDFAFLLRERPGAYLWLGQGRAAPGEGGELPLHHPCYDFNDEALGHGVRWFCAVAERALAPAFIKPAAP
- a CDS encoding HAD-IA family hydrolase yields the protein MALQHFKVLTFDVVGTLIDFERGMLDYLRAVAPAQAVSDEDFLAAYRKARKSPDANWYPDDLERCWHAVAPGLGLPDSPAIARGLRDSVREWPAFADSVEALQRLRRRFRLVTMTNAQDWALKHFSRTLGRPFDLELSCDDALCEKPDARYFAYARGRIEGAWGWRQPDTLHVAQSQYHDIGIAKRLGLATAWIERRQGMKGPGGTLESEHTQPDYHFRTLAELADAVDAGR
- a CDS encoding FAD-binding oxidoreductase; translation: MSPPLHQINTSPRPPASADVVVIGGGIIGVFAAYYLAQRGVSVVVVEKGRIGAEQSSRNWGWCRQQNRDARELPMASKSLDLWERFAAESGEDPGFHRCGLLYLSNDEAELSRWASWRDFAKTAGVTTHMLSSREAAQRGQATGRVWKGGVFSPSDGTADPGKAAPAVAAALMKLGGSVHQNCAARGIELEGGRVSGVITEAGVIKTRTAVLAGGAWASSFCRQLGIRFPQASIRQSILSVSPVEHRLPDALFTAGVSATRRNDGRYALAISGRARVDVTPQFMRFAPQFVPMFAKRWRNLLPGGLEGIRGGHETLKRWRLDAPTPMERVRILDPKPDLPTVRETYRRAVDLLPPLRDAKITHAWAGFVDSTPDGVPGIGEVESVPGFILAAGFSGHGFGIGPGAGHLIADLATGAEPIVDPVPYRPSRFSSSAWGKVADF
- a CDS encoding cupin domain-containing protein — encoded protein: MTVAVVLHRADGAPVATEFRRAAFGKDDPFARQREIAWEGPDSMIAGRASFIGELDVARFPHIETIVVVEGELTLTAAGAAPLVLGPQAGAVIGCGTALRIQAGFRVQFAFCAAACDKPTKRGLVPLRANADFKPSNPPPAETLLGPAPECRSDNVFTDDGAQYIAGTWDSTPYHRIVRPHRLNEFMHLLAGSVRFAAPDGSVLSASAGDALFVPQGAPIGWQSSERVAKFYVVQSIQT
- a CDS encoding aldehyde dehydrogenase family protein, with product MTSSIIEHLRSRGRLDRMFVDGEWLMPQTQARHSVVDPSTEEPVAEIALGSAAEVAAAVAAARRAFATWSVSSIQSRTLLLDRVHSLILERAEMFAQAISLEMGAAINMARSTQVPSAAEHIRVARDNARSYAFVTHRGDITLMREAIGVCGLITPWNWPLYQITAKVGPALAAGCTVVLKPSELSPLSALLFAEVVHDAGIPPGVFNLVNGNGPEVGAALAEHPDVDMISITGSTRAGVLVAQAAAPTVKRVAQELGGKSPNLILPDADLLCAVPAGVAAAFRNVGQSCSAPTRMIVPRARLQEVERIALEAASSIVVGDPRSQQTTHGPVANRAQFNRVQEMIGIGIAEGARLICGGLGRPQALSRGFYCRPTIFTAVHPRMQIAQEEIFGPVLALIPYDSVDEAVEIANGTVYGLGAHVQGKDLGAARAVAARIRSGQVHINYPPWNPQAPFGGYKRSGNGREYGIEGLEEYLETKAILGGVQDASSSGNAQEQS